A genomic stretch from Peromyscus eremicus chromosome 6, PerEre_H2_v1, whole genome shotgun sequence includes:
- the LOC131912909 gene encoding profilin-1-like, which yields MARWNSYIDSLMVEGTCQDAAILGYKDSPSVWAAVPRKTFLSIMPAEVGVLVGKDRSSFFVNGLTLGGQKCSVIKFFFVNGLTLGGQKCSVIRDSLLQDGEFTMDLRTKSTRGAPTFNVTVTMTAKTLVLLMGKEGVHGGLINKKCYEMASHLRRSQY from the coding sequence ATGGCCAGGTGGAACTCCTACATCGACAGCCTCATGGTGGAGGGGACCTGTCAGGACGCAGCCATCCTAGGCTACAAGGACTCGCCCTCCGTCTGGGCCGCCGTCCCCAGGAAGACCTTCCTTAGCATTATGCCAGCTGAGGTTGGTGTCCTGGTAGGCAAAGACCGGTCAAGTTTTTTCGTGAATGGGCTGACACTTGGGGGCCAGAAATGTTCTGTGATCAAGTTTTTTTTTGTGAATGGGCTGACACTTGGGGGCCAGAAATGTTCTGTGATCCGGGACTCACTGCTGCAGGATGGGGAATTTACAATGGATCTTCGTACCAAGAGCACCAGAGGAGCCCCAACCTTCAATGTCACTGTCACCATGACTGCCAAGACGCTAGTCCTGCTGATGGGCAAAGAAGGTGTCCATGGTGGTTTGATCAACAAGAAATGTTATGAAATGGCCTCCCACCTGCGGCGTTCCCAGTACTGA